One window of Pseudomonas urmiensis genomic DNA carries:
- a CDS encoding LrgB family protein, with the protein MSLEPMPLFWLVLTLLAYLGSRWLYRRSGRYLLSPLILVPALLLAVALPLHTAYAEYARNTHWLMGVLGPVTVAFAVPIWQQKALLARHWPALLVGMLAGSAASIASSWGLAHWLALDDSVSLSLLPRSITTPFAMPLARDLGGVPELTAVFVMFTGVLGAMFGGILLRYLPLRTPLARGALFGVGAHGAGVSRAQEVGREEGSVAGLVMVLTGLLNLFAAPLLAMLL; encoded by the coding sequence ATGAGTCTTGAGCCCATGCCGCTGTTCTGGCTCGTGCTGACCTTGCTGGCTTATCTGGGCAGCCGCTGGCTGTACCGGCGCAGCGGGCGCTATTTGCTGTCGCCGTTGATCCTGGTACCGGCTTTGTTGTTGGCGGTGGCGCTGCCGTTGCACACCGCCTATGCCGAGTATGCCCGCAATACCCACTGGCTGATGGGCGTGCTGGGCCCGGTGACGGTGGCCTTCGCCGTCCCCATCTGGCAGCAGAAAGCATTGCTGGCGCGGCACTGGCCGGCGTTGTTGGTGGGGATGTTGGCCGGAAGTGCCGCATCGATTGCCAGCTCCTGGGGTCTGGCCCATTGGTTGGCGCTGGATGATTCGGTCAGCCTGTCGTTGCTGCCGCGCTCTATCACCACGCCATTCGCCATGCCCTTGGCACGTGATTTGGGTGGGGTGCCGGAACTGACTGCGGTGTTCGTGATGTTCACCGGCGTGCTCGGCGCCATGTTCGGCGGCATCCTGTTGCGCTACCTGCCGCTGCGTACGCCCCTGGCGCGTGGTGCGTTGTTCGGGGTCGGTGCGCATGGCGCCGGGGTCAGTCGGGCACAGGAAGTGGGCCGCGAAGAAGGTTCTGTGGCCGGCTTGGTCATGGTCTTGACCGGGCTGCTCAACCTGTTTGCCGCGCCCTTGCTGGCGATGCTGCTCTGA
- a CDS encoding CidA/LrgA family protein — protein MNALLLKKFARLLIELAVLLVLFLLGGQLAVWFGWPIPGGVMGLALLLVLFASGILKPAMLQLGAGWLMAEMLLFFIPALMSLLDYGSLLRDEGWRILLVIAVSTLLVMVVTAVTVELVCRWSLRHES, from the coding sequence ATGAACGCCCTGTTGTTGAAGAAATTCGCCCGCCTGCTGATTGAGTTGGCGGTGCTGCTCGTTTTGTTTCTGCTCGGCGGCCAGCTCGCCGTGTGGTTCGGCTGGCCCATCCCCGGAGGGGTGATGGGGCTGGCGCTGCTGCTGGTGTTGTTTGCCAGCGGTATTCTCAAGCCGGCCATGCTGCAACTGGGCGCCGGCTGGCTGATGGCCGAGATGCTGCTGTTCTTCATCCCTGCGCTGATGAGCCTGCTCGACTACGGCAGCCTGCTGCGCGACGAGGGTTGGCGCATTCTGCTGGTGATCGCCGTGAGTACCCTGCTGGTGATGGTGGTCACGGCGGTGACGGTCGAGCTGGTCTGCCGCTGGAGCCTGCGCCATGAGTCTTGA
- a CDS encoding LysR family transcriptional regulator, producing the protein MEFKQLRSFIEVVHRGGFTQAALTLHISQSAVSKQVAQLEQDVGQPLLERQGSQLHLTAAGRIVLERGEALLRQRQELQSELDDLSQMARGELRLGLPLLGSDALFAGLFAEYRRRHPNIAIQLLEGGSRTVEQAVKSGELELGGSLTPSDGDFEYQPFCNEPLDALLPAEHPLAGLAQVELRQLADTPFLLYQRSFVLNDRLLSACQQVGFTPKEGGRSGQADFLAALVAAGQGVVLLPRVVARALERPGVVRLPLLAPDYLRWDIAFIWRRGAYLSRAAQAWLKLLREQA; encoded by the coding sequence ATGGAATTCAAACAACTGCGCAGCTTCATCGAGGTGGTGCACCGAGGTGGCTTCACCCAGGCTGCGCTGACCTTGCATATCAGCCAGTCCGCCGTGAGCAAGCAGGTCGCCCAGCTGGAGCAAGATGTGGGCCAGCCGCTGCTTGAGCGGCAGGGCTCGCAATTGCACCTGACAGCGGCTGGGCGGATTGTCCTGGAGCGCGGCGAGGCGCTGCTGCGCCAGCGTCAGGAACTGCAAAGCGAGTTGGATGACCTGAGCCAGATGGCCCGTGGTGAACTGCGCCTGGGCCTGCCACTGCTGGGTAGCGATGCGCTGTTCGCCGGATTGTTCGCCGAATACCGGCGCCGGCATCCGAACATCGCCATTCAACTGCTTGAAGGCGGCAGCCGCACGGTGGAGCAGGCGGTCAAAAGCGGCGAGCTGGAGCTGGGCGGTAGCCTGACGCCGAGCGATGGCGACTTTGAGTACCAACCGTTCTGCAATGAACCGCTGGATGCCTTGCTGCCGGCGGAACATCCACTTGCCGGGCTGGCTCAGGTCGAGTTGCGCCAGCTGGCCGATACACCGTTTTTGCTGTATCAGCGCAGTTTCGTGCTCAATGACCGCTTGCTGAGCGCCTGCCAGCAGGTGGGGTTCACCCCTAAAGAAGGCGGGCGCAGCGGCCAGGCGGACTTTCTTGCCGCGCTGGTTGCCGCTGGCCAAGGGGTGGTGTTGCTGCCCCGGGTGGTGGCACGGGCGCTGGAACGCCCTGGGGTGGTGCGCCTGCCGCTGTTGGCGCCGGACTATTTGCGTTGGGATATCGCTTTTATCTGGCGCCGCGGGGCGTACCTGTCACGGGCGGCGCAGGCCTGGTTGAAACTGTTGCGCGAGCAGGCTTGA
- a CDS encoding flavodoxin codes for MKVAIISGSVYGTAEEVARHAQALLKAAGHEAWHAARATLQDIQGFAPEAFLAVTSTTGMGELPDNLMPLYSTLRDTLPAAWRGLPGAVIGLGDSSYGDTYCGGGEQMRELFAELGVHEVLPMLRLDASETVTPETDAEPWLAEFAAALKG; via the coding sequence ATGAAAGTCGCCATTATTTCCGGGTCGGTGTATGGCACCGCCGAAGAAGTTGCTCGTCATGCCCAAGCGTTGCTCAAGGCGGCAGGCCATGAAGCCTGGCACGCGGCGCGGGCTACCCTGCAGGATATTCAAGGGTTTGCCCCGGAGGCGTTTTTGGCCGTCACCTCGACCACCGGCATGGGCGAGCTGCCGGATAACCTGATGCCGCTGTACAGCACCCTCCGCGACACCTTGCCGGCAGCCTGGCGCGGCTTGCCAGGTGCGGTGATCGGCCTGGGTGATTCGAGCTATGGCGACACCTATTGCGGCGGTGGCGAGCAGATGCGCGAGCTGTTTGCTGAATTGGGCGTGCATGAAGTGCTGCCGATGTTGCGTTTGGATGCCAGCGAAACCGTGACGCCGGAAACCGATGCAGAGCCGTGGTTGGCGGAGTTTGCGGCTGCCCTCAAGGGCTGA
- a CDS encoding PAS domain S-box protein, with the protein MINAQLLQSMIDASNDGIVVAEQEGDEDTILIYVNAAFERLTGFERDEILYQDCRFLQGDDRDQLARSRIRKALKEGQPCREVLRNYRKDGSAFWNELSITPVHNAAENRTYFIGIQKDVSRQVELQRELDKVRARLAELESQLHA; encoded by the coding sequence ATGATCAACGCGCAACTGCTGCAATCCATGATCGATGCCTCCAACGACGGGATCGTCGTCGCTGAACAAGAAGGCGATGAAGACACCATCCTGATCTACGTGAACGCGGCATTCGAACGCCTCACAGGCTTCGAACGCGATGAGATTCTCTACCAGGACTGCCGCTTCCTGCAGGGCGACGATCGCGATCAGCTTGCCCGCTCGCGCATTCGCAAAGCCTTGAAAGAAGGCCAGCCGTGCCGTGAAGTGCTGCGCAACTACCGCAAGGATGGCAGCGCGTTCTGGAACGAACTGTCGATCACCCCGGTACACAACGCCGCTGAAAACCGTACCTATTTCATTGGTATCCAGAAGGACGTCAGCCGTCAGGTCGAGCTGCAACGTGAGCTGGATAAAGTGCGCGCCCGCCTGGCTGAACTGGAATCTCAACTGCACGCTTGA
- a CDS encoding MerR family transcriptional regulator: MNKQLSASTSAADLDYQQLYPIREVSKLTGVNPVTLRAWERRYGLIQPTRTDSGHRLYSQADIDDIRSILGWLERGVAVSKVGSILARGQALAQDGWAASSADERLRWRTQVREAVQRFDGASLDRLFDQVFASNALDQVFDEVFMPVWHSLRAGHANFGQMSEWAFLDQFLRGRVLMRLQLVRGPRRQQIVLAPLSSGALELELLVAGLLLSSDEVSVVVLAPGQPLDELTLVCERLSPDALVLFSNQQPTAELGKRLARWVLGLGCPLLLAGEAAEMAQDHLAGSPVACLGADGSLMRKRLRQYLAGQLDT; encoded by the coding sequence ATGAACAAGCAGCTATCGGCCTCAACCAGCGCAGCTGATCTGGACTACCAGCAGCTGTATCCGATCCGCGAGGTGTCGAAGTTGACTGGCGTTAACCCTGTGACCCTGCGCGCGTGGGAGCGCCGTTACGGATTGATCCAGCCGACTCGCACCGACAGCGGCCATCGCCTGTATTCCCAAGCGGACATCGACGATATCCGCAGCATCCTGGGTTGGCTGGAGCGCGGTGTGGCCGTGAGCAAGGTCGGCAGCATCCTGGCCCGCGGTCAGGCGTTGGCGCAGGACGGCTGGGCCGCTAGCAGCGCCGATGAACGCCTGCGCTGGCGCACCCAAGTGCGTGAAGCTGTGCAGCGCTTTGACGGCGCCAGTCTTGATCGGCTGTTTGACCAGGTGTTCGCCAGCAATGCCCTGGATCAGGTGTTCGATGAGGTGTTCATGCCGGTCTGGCACAGCCTGCGTGCGGGTCACGCAAATTTTGGACAAATGAGCGAGTGGGCGTTTCTCGACCAGTTTCTGCGGGGGCGGGTGCTGATGCGCCTGCAACTGGTGCGTGGGCCGCGCAGGCAGCAGATAGTGCTGGCGCCACTGAGTTCAGGCGCGCTGGAGCTTGAGCTGCTGGTCGCAGGCTTGCTGCTGAGCAGTGATGAAGTGAGCGTGGTGGTGCTGGCGCCAGGGCAGCCACTGGATGAGCTGACGCTGGTTTGCGAACGCTTGAGCCCGGATGCATTGGTGCTGTTTTCTAACCAACAGCCTACCGCTGAGTTGGGCAAGCGACTGGCGCGATGGGTGTTGGGCCTTGGCTGTCCGCTATTGCTGGCTGGAGAAGCGGCAGAAATGGCCCAGGATCATCTGGCCGGCAGCCCAGTGGCTTGCCTGGGCGCCGATGGCAGCCTGATGCGTAAGCGCCTACGCCAGTACCTGGCGGGTCAGCTCGATACCTGA